One segment of Trichocoleus sp. DNA contains the following:
- a CDS encoding 4a-hydroxytetrahydrobiopterin dehydratase: MGIGVALAVLGLLMNQALSVAQVPQIVPYPVVAQVSGMSMATVLSSSDLNAAMKELTGWTIEDKKLHRQFEFPSFVEAFGFMSSVALVAESMEHHPEWFNVYNRVTVDLTTHDAGGITIKDVELARRMNKLAQ; encoded by the coding sequence ATGGGGATTGGTGTAGCATTAGCAGTATTGGGTTTGCTGATGAACCAAGCTTTATCCGTGGCTCAAGTTCCTCAGATTGTTCCATACCCTGTAGTTGCTCAGGTTTCTGGTATGAGTATGGCAACGGTTTTGTCTTCGAGTGATTTGAATGCAGCAATGAAAGAATTAACGGGTTGGACGATCGAAGATAAGAAGCTTCATCGTCAATTTGAGTTTCCTTCATTTGTTGAGGCATTTGGGTTTATGTCAAGTGTTGCACTTGTTGCAGAGTCAATGGAACATCATCCTGAGTGGTTTAACGTGTATAACCGAGTCACTGTTGATTTGACAACACATGATGCAGGAGGTATCACGATTAAAGATGTTGAATTAGCACGCCGAATGAACAAATTAGCGCAGTGA
- a CDS encoding GDSL-type esterase/lipase family protein, translated as MSHFCLLAASLVARGQAPGWNLAVPVNSLNQPNATAAACQPRKSVTPKVSVTLVDQPRPEPSTTHPAIAIRSTTSLPPLRQPTLPRSVLPRPALPRPTSGSQLYQQRWAALRAGKLYTRIPVNSFYTAWINATQQPTYEQWIDLLAREAQVMARSQGSNRLTVLLGDSISQWFPTDRLSNDRFWLNQSISGDTTAGVLRRLSALNQTNPDTICLMVGINDLRRGTADTTVLHNLQQIIRRLRQSHPQAQIITYSVLPTRSGIVSSDRVQRINLALANITRQERANFIDLQPIFADAQGQLRRELTTDGLHLNARGYDVWQVAMRSQSPTIVINHGSTEQSFVPQ; from the coding sequence ATGAGCCACTTTTGCCTATTGGCTGCCAGTTTAGTCGCGCGGGGTCAAGCTCCCGGTTGGAATCTGGCTGTTCCGGTTAATTCGTTAAATCAACCCAATGCAACCGCTGCTGCCTGTCAGCCTCGTAAATCTGTTACTCCTAAAGTTTCAGTGACTCTCGTTGATCAGCCTCGTCCAGAACCAAGTACAACCCATCCTGCCATCGCAATTCGCTCAACAACGTCGCTGCCGCCCCTCCGTCAACCCACCCTTCCCCGTTCTGTCCTGCCCCGCCCCGCCCTCCCCAGACCCACCTCCGGCAGCCAGCTTTATCAGCAGCGTTGGGCAGCTTTACGAGCAGGTAAACTCTATACACGAATTCCCGTCAATAGCTTTTACACAGCCTGGATCAACGCTACCCAGCAACCGACCTATGAACAGTGGATTGATTTACTGGCACGGGAAGCGCAAGTGATGGCAAGAAGCCAAGGATCAAATCGGCTCACTGTGCTTTTAGGCGACTCGATTTCCCAATGGTTTCCAACCGATCGCCTTTCGAACGATCGCTTCTGGCTCAATCAAAGCATTTCAGGAGATACAACCGCTGGGGTGCTGCGACGGCTGAGCGCATTGAATCAAACGAACCCTGATACTATCTGCCTCATGGTTGGCATTAACGATTTGCGCCGTGGAACAGCCGATACGACAGTTTTGCATAACTTGCAACAAATCATCCGGCGGCTCCGGCAGTCTCACCCACAAGCCCAAATTATCACTTACTCCGTCTTGCCGACTCGTTCTGGAATTGTGTCAAGCGATCGAGTTCAGCGAATCAATCTAGCACTTGCCAACATCACTCGTCAGGAAAGAGCAAACTTTATCGACCTGCAACCCATTTTTGCAGATGCTCAAGGTCAGCTTCGACGTGAGCTGACAACAGACGGACTACACCTCAACGCCAGAGGATATGACGTGTGGCAGGTGGCAATGCGTTCTCAATCACCAACCATTGTCATCAATCATGGTTCGACTGAACAAAGCTTTGTACCACAATAA
- the fni gene encoding type 2 isopentenyl-diphosphate Delta-isomerase, which yields MSPIAWETSLSQCDLIKPKTKVDSSVNALTNSLTQSTDPVFSDPAAITQTRKADHIRVCLEEEVQCRDTTTGLERYRFTHCCLPELDRSEIDLTTTFLGKTLGAPLLISSMTGGTELAQLINARLATVAQQYRLAMGVGSQRVAIEKPEVKSTFAVRSLAPDIALFANLGAVQLNYSYGLDECLQAVDWLQADALILHLNPLQESVQTGGDVNFKGLLAKIAALCKKLPVPVIAKEVGNGISAAMALKLIEAGVSAIDVAGAGGTSWAKVESGRAKDPLQRRLGETFANWGIPTADCIKAVRAVAPSVPLIASGGLRNGLDVAKTIALGADLSGLALPFLQAAAESEAALLDLTEALLAELTTVLFCTGNATIANLQSPGVLEKTS from the coding sequence GTGAGTCCGATCGCATGGGAAACTAGCTTAAGCCAATGCGATTTGATCAAACCAAAGACCAAAGTGGATTCATCAGTCAACGCTTTAACAAATTCCCTTACCCAATCAACCGACCCGGTTTTCTCTGATCCGGCTGCGATCACTCAAACCCGCAAAGCTGATCATATTCGCGTCTGCCTGGAGGAGGAGGTGCAATGCCGTGACACAACAACCGGGCTGGAACGCTATCGCTTCACTCACTGCTGCCTTCCAGAACTCGATCGCAGTGAAATTGACCTGACAACAACTTTTCTAGGAAAAACGTTAGGTGCACCACTGCTCATCTCTTCAATGACAGGGGGTACAGAATTAGCGCAGTTGATTAATGCGCGTCTGGCAACGGTTGCTCAGCAATATCGTTTGGCAATGGGGGTTGGCTCTCAGCGAGTGGCGATCGAAAAGCCTGAAGTAAAATCTACGTTTGCGGTTCGATCGCTTGCGCCAGATATTGCCCTCTTCGCGAACCTGGGAGCTGTGCAGTTAAACTACAGCTACGGTTTAGATGAATGTTTACAAGCAGTAGACTGGCTACAAGCCGATGCCCTCATCCTGCACCTCAATCCGCTGCAAGAGTCTGTGCAAACTGGGGGAGATGTCAATTTCAAAGGGCTGCTCGCCAAAATTGCAGCACTCTGCAAGAAGCTTCCTGTTCCAGTGATTGCAAAGGAAGTTGGCAATGGCATTTCTGCTGCAATGGCACTTAAGCTAATTGAGGCAGGTGTCAGTGCGATCGATGTTGCTGGAGCAGGCGGAACTTCCTGGGCAAAAGTTGAAAGCGGACGGGCAAAAGATCCTTTACAACGGCGACTGGGTGAAACCTTTGCTAATTGGGGTATCCCCACCGCAGACTGCATCAAAGCAGTTCGAGCCGTTGCCCCCTCAGTTCCGCTCATTGCCTCCGGCGGACTGCGGAATGGTCTAGATGTCGCAAAGACGATCGCCCTAGGTGCGGACTTAAGTGGGCTGGCGCTGCCATTCCTTCAAGCTGCTGCCGAATCAGAAGCCGCACTTCTTGACCTCACTGAAGCGCTACTCGCCGAGCTTACAACCGTCCTCTTTTGCACCGGAAACGCAACGATCGCTAACCTTCAATCTCCCGGTGTTTTGGAGAAAACTAGTTAG
- the glmS gene encoding glutamine--fructose-6-phosphate transaminase (isomerizing): protein MCGIVGYIGTQAASGILLEGLRKLEYRGYDSAGIATIWENEIHCVRAKGKLQNLQEKLEGLDLPAQVGIGHTRWATHGKPEEYNAHPHMDTAKRLAVVQNGIIENYRELREVLKTKGHEFRSDTDTEVIPHLVAEYLKGIREQGSGVKREEGGNPLLEAVRLAVNDLEGAFALAIVSADYPDELIAVRQQAPLAIGFGQGEFFCASDTPALVTHTRAVLTLENGELARLTPLGVEVYDFSGHRLKKTPRILDMNPIQVEKQGFRHFMVKEIYEQPGVVRACLEAYVDSSWTANSTTAPIDLGLPEAFYADLEQIQIVACGTSWHAGLVGKHLLEQLAEIPTQVQYASEFRYAPPPLTPHTLTLGVTQSGETADTLSALEMDKRRRADHDRKFQSRILGITNRTDSTLGHLADYLIDTHAGIEIGVAATKTFTAQLVAFYCLALDLAYRRRTLSLSRLEEILTQLRQLPSEMELILESQERYIEELAHDFAETTDFIFLGRGINFPIALEGALKLKEISYIHAEGYPAGEMKHGPIALLDAKVPVVAIAMPGAVYEKVISNAQEAKARDARLIGVTPMNEAHAAEVFDNLLPVPSVEELLSPILTVIPLQFLAYHIASRRGLDVDQPRNLAKSVTVE, encoded by the coding sequence ATGTGCGGAATTGTTGGTTATATCGGAACACAGGCAGCCAGCGGCATTCTGCTTGAAGGGTTGCGGAAGCTGGAATATCGAGGCTATGACTCTGCTGGAATTGCCACCATTTGGGAGAACGAGATTCACTGCGTCCGGGCGAAGGGCAAGCTCCAAAACCTCCAGGAGAAGCTTGAAGGGCTAGATCTTCCGGCTCAAGTGGGCATTGGGCATACGCGCTGGGCAACTCACGGTAAGCCAGAGGAGTATAATGCTCATCCGCATATGGATACTGCGAAACGCCTTGCAGTGGTACAGAACGGCATTATTGAGAACTACCGAGAGCTGCGCGAAGTCCTGAAAACGAAAGGGCATGAATTTCGATCGGATACGGATACTGAGGTTATTCCGCATCTGGTTGCAGAGTATTTGAAAGGGATCAGGGAGCAAGGATCAGGGGTCAAGCGTGAGGAAGGTGGGAATCCGCTGTTGGAGGCAGTGCGGTTGGCGGTCAATGATCTGGAGGGGGCGTTTGCGCTGGCGATCGTTTCGGCTGATTATCCAGATGAACTGATTGCAGTCCGGCAGCAGGCTCCTTTGGCGATCGGGTTTGGGCAGGGTGAGTTTTTCTGTGCTTCGGATACTCCGGCTCTGGTGACGCATACGCGGGCTGTGTTGACGCTGGAAAATGGGGAACTGGCAAGGCTGACTCCGTTGGGCGTTGAGGTTTATGATTTTTCTGGGCATCGCCTGAAGAAAACGCCGCGAATCCTGGACATGAACCCAATTCAGGTGGAAAAGCAGGGTTTCCGGCACTTCATGGTCAAGGAAATTTATGAGCAGCCTGGCGTGGTGCGGGCTTGTCTGGAGGCTTATGTCGATAGCTCTTGGACAGCGAATTCTACAACGGCTCCGATCGATCTGGGCTTGCCAGAAGCGTTTTATGCTGATCTGGAACAGATCCAAATTGTGGCTTGTGGCACAAGCTGGCACGCTGGACTGGTGGGTAAACATTTGCTGGAACAGTTAGCAGAAATTCCCACTCAAGTGCAGTATGCGTCTGAGTTTCGCTATGCACCACCACCACTCACCCCTCATACCCTGACACTCGGTGTGACGCAATCTGGTGAGACGGCAGATACGCTCTCGGCTCTGGAGATGGACAAACGCCGCAGGGCTGATCACGATCGCAAGTTTCAATCTCGAATTCTGGGGATTACAAACCGCACCGATAGCACACTCGGACATTTGGCAGATTATTTGATTGATACTCACGCTGGAATTGAAATTGGGGTTGCCGCAACGAAGACGTTTACCGCGCAACTCGTCGCGTTCTATTGTTTGGCGTTGGATCTGGCATATCGTCGTCGTACCCTCTCACTGAGTCGATTGGAAGAAATCTTGACGCAGTTGCGCCAGCTACCTTCGGAGATGGAACTGATTCTGGAAAGTCAGGAACGCTATATCGAAGAGTTGGCACATGATTTTGCCGAAACGACAGATTTCATCTTCTTAGGTCGCGGCATCAATTTCCCGATCGCGCTGGAAGGCGCACTGAAGCTGAAGGAAATTAGCTACATTCATGCAGAAGGTTATCCGGCAGGCGAAATGAAGCATGGCCCGATCGCGCTATTGGATGCGAAAGTTCCGGTGGTGGCGATCGCGATGCCAGGTGCAGTGTATGAGAAGGTGATCTCGAATGCTCAGGAGGCAAAAGCGAGGGATGCCCGTTTAATTGGGGTTACTCCAATGAATGAGGCTCATGCGGCTGAAGTGTTTGATAATT
- a CDS encoding glutamine amidotransferase, protein MKKILLVVHQETSDPGLIGQVLRELKYELDIRCPALGGDLPVTMDEHEGAIIFGGPMSANDEHSLPFIRTELDLLSVVLAAEKPYLGVCLGAQMLAKVLGARVAPHPNGILEIGYVPILPTVEGADFLAPITHVYHWHKEGFELPQDAVLLAEGETFTNQAFRYGETAYGVQFHPEITKQMIDLWTTKAGDQLVLPGAQPYEEHIVGHDRYGATVESWLRQFLQHWLNHPQVTTTSSR, encoded by the coding sequence GTGAAAAAAATTCTTCTTGTTGTTCATCAGGAAACTTCTGATCCTGGATTAATTGGACAGGTTTTGCGGGAATTGAAGTATGAACTAGATATTCGTTGTCCAGCCTTAGGGGGTGATTTACCCGTAACGATGGATGAACATGAAGGAGCAATCATTTTTGGTGGACCCATGAGCGCCAATGATGAGCATTCACTCCCTTTTATCCGGACAGAACTAGACTTGTTATCAGTTGTCTTAGCTGCTGAAAAACCTTACCTCGGTGTTTGTTTGGGCGCACAGATGTTAGCCAAAGTTTTGGGTGCGCGGGTTGCTCCACATCCAAATGGCATTCTAGAGATTGGGTATGTGCCAATTTTGCCAACTGTAGAGGGAGCAGATTTTCTTGCTCCAATTACTCATGTTTATCATTGGCACAAAGAGGGCTTTGAACTACCGCAAGATGCAGTTTTACTGGCAGAGGGTGAGACATTTACCAATCAAGCTTTTCGCTATGGAGAAACTGCTTATGGAGTACAGTTTCATCCGGAGATTACCAAACAAATGATTGATTTGTGGACGACTAAAGCAGGTGATCAGCTTGTTCTTCCGGGCGCACAACCCTATGAAGAGCATATTGTAGGACACGATCGCTATGGAGCCACAGTTGAATCCTGGTTACGACAGTTTCTTCAGCACTGGTTGAATCATCCACAAGTCACGACTACCTCATCACGCTAA